In Pleurocapsa sp. PCC 7319, the following are encoded in one genomic region:
- a CDS encoding bifunctional 4-hydroxy-2-oxoglutarate aldolase/2-dehydro-3-deoxy-phosphogluconate aldolase, with protein sequence MFNRLSSTQSDNNVVDSESWLRLLRTNKAIAVIRCSEMKIAHRMAHAVAAGGMNLLEITWNSDRPGELITKLRAELPHCMIGVGTILNLTQLDEASAAGAQFAFAPHFNRELLETSRLRYQIPLVPGAFSPTEIVNAWQSGAKVIKVFPIKSLGGAEYIRCLQGPLSQIHLIPTGGITLENAKEMLDAGAIAVGISSSLFPKQSIANQDWSNITARAKTLIQRLT encoded by the coding sequence TTGTTCAATCGACTTTCAAGTACTCAATCTGATAACAATGTTGTTGATTCAGAATCATGGCTCAGACTTCTACGAACTAATAAAGCGATCGCCGTTATTCGCTGTTCCGAGATGAAAATTGCTCATAGGATGGCTCATGCTGTTGCAGCAGGAGGGATGAATTTACTGGAAATTACTTGGAATAGCGATCGCCCAGGAGAGTTAATTACTAAACTTCGGGCAGAATTACCTCACTGTATGATCGGTGTGGGAACAATCTTAAATTTAACTCAATTAGACGAAGCGAGTGCCGCAGGAGCCCAGTTTGCTTTTGCTCCTCATTTTAATCGGGAATTATTAGAGACTTCTAGACTACGTTATCAAATACCTCTGGTTCCAGGAGCTTTTTCACCCACGGAGATAGTTAATGCTTGGCAATCGGGAGCCAAAGTTATCAAAGTATTCCCGATTAAATCCCTTGGGGGCGCAGAATATATTCGATGTTTACAGGGTCCTTTAAGCCAAATCCACCTCATCCCTACTGGAGGGATTACTCTAGAAAATGCTAAGGAAATGTTAGACGCAGGAGCGATCGCAGTCGGAATTTCCAGTAGTTTATTTCCGAAACAGTCTATTGCCAATCAAGACTGGTCAAACATTACTGCTAGAGCCAAAACCCTGATCCAGAGATTAACCTGA
- a CDS encoding NAD(P)/FAD-dependent oxidoreductase encodes MDTHEFDVVIIGGGPAGCTCALYTSRANLKTVILDKNPAVGALAITHKIANYPGVSGEMSGETLLESMREQAVEYGTTYQRAQVFGIDVSGDLKKVYTPEGTFVGRSLVLATGAMGRSGPSFEGESEFLGRGVSYCATCDGAFYRDREVAVVGLNQEAVEEAQFLTKFASKVHWITFKDPKEDDYHAQDLLTMSNVKHWRRSRLASIEGNDAGVTGVKLKSKEEGEPLSLEVEGVFVYQNGSKPITDFAGDQVEYNPDGGVKVDESMATNVPGVWAIGDIRNTPYKQAVVAAGDGCIAAMSIDRYLNHRKAIKPDWDHS; translated from the coding sequence TTGGATACACACGAATTTGATGTTGTCATTATTGGAGGCGGGCCGGCTGGTTGTACTTGTGCGCTGTATACATCAAGAGCCAATCTCAAAACCGTTATTTTAGACAAGAATCCTGCGGTTGGTGCATTGGCTATTACCCATAAAATTGCCAACTATCCTGGAGTGTCTGGCGAGATGAGTGGGGAAACATTACTCGAAAGTATGAGAGAACAGGCGGTTGAGTATGGTACTACCTATCAGCGCGCTCAGGTCTTTGGCATTGATGTCAGTGGCGACTTGAAAAAAGTTTATACTCCAGAAGGTACATTTGTTGGTAGATCACTAGTATTGGCTACTGGGGCAATGGGCCGTAGTGGGCCATCTTTTGAAGGAGAATCTGAATTTTTAGGTCGGGGTGTTAGCTACTGTGCTACTTGTGATGGAGCTTTCTATCGCGATCGCGAAGTGGCAGTAGTTGGTTTAAATCAGGAAGCAGTAGAAGAAGCTCAGTTTTTAACCAAGTTTGCTTCAAAGGTTCATTGGATAACTTTCAAAGACCCCAAAGAAGATGATTATCATGCTCAAGACTTGCTAACCATGTCGAATGTTAAACATTGGCGGCGTTCCCGTTTAGCATCTATTGAAGGCAATGATGCTGGAGTAACGGGAGTTAAACTCAAGTCCAAAGAAGAAGGCGAACCTTTATCTTTAGAGGTGGAAGGAGTCTTTGTTTATCAAAATGGTTCTAAGCCCATTACCGACTTCGCTGGTGATCAAGTGGAATATAACCCCGATGGTGGTGTTAAAGTTGATGAGTCGATGGCTACCAATGTTCCAGGTGTTTGGGCGATAGGGGATATTCGTAATACTCCCTACAAGCAAGCTGTTGTAGCTGCTGGAGATGGTTGTATCGCTGCTATGTCTATTGATCGTTACCTCAATCATCGTAAGGCAATTAAACCAGACTGGGATCACTCGTGA
- a CDS encoding SH3 domain-containing protein, giving the protein MTKPIFLRRLSTTVQFILGFLLGIALIVGFSAGAIFLYYRKMSTLPEKPVFSKSPSSEELELNTSDSSAITEESLDTAIAKDEAKLAEKSTSATLEEEKQDEAAEVVSEPELPPNAYRAVVTWPQGLSLRAEPSNNAGRVGGVYFDDQIIILEDSADGQWQKVRVPGSNQEGWVKAGNTKRISEDESVDSDTSQDEEKLAAEPTTEEELELPANSYRAVVTWPQGLSLRAEPSINAGRVGGVYFDEQIIILENSADGQWQRVRVPGGNQEGWVRAGNAKRISY; this is encoded by the coding sequence ATGACTAAACCTATTTTTCTCAGACGTTTATCAACAACTGTACAGTTTATCTTAGGCTTTCTCCTTGGTATAGCATTAATTGTAGGATTTTCAGCCGGCGCAATTTTTTTATACTATCGGAAAATGTCGACTTTACCCGAGAAACCAGTTTTTTCCAAGTCGCCATCATCAGAAGAGCTAGAATTAAATACATCAGATTCGTCAGCAATAACTGAAGAATCTTTAGATACTGCGATCGCTAAGGATGAAGCCAAACTGGCAGAAAAATCAACCTCAGCTACTTTAGAAGAGGAAAAACAAGATGAGGCGGCAGAAGTAGTATCGGAACCAGAACTGCCACCTAATGCCTATCGAGCTGTAGTCACCTGGCCTCAAGGATTGAGTTTAAGAGCTGAACCCAGTAATAATGCTGGAAGAGTTGGGGGGGTTTATTTTGACGATCAAATCATTATTCTTGAGGATTCTGCCGATGGTCAATGGCAAAAAGTTCGTGTTCCTGGGAGCAACCAAGAGGGATGGGTAAAAGCAGGTAATACTAAACGTATTTCTGAAGACGAATCAGTAGATAGTGACACTTCTCAAGATGAAGAAAAACTAGCAGCAGAACCTACCACTGAAGAAGAGCTAGAATTACCAGCCAACTCCTATCGAGCTGTAGTCACCTGGCCTCAGGGATTAAGCTTAAGAGCCGAACCTAGCATTAATGCTGGAAGAGTTGGGGGAGTTTATTTTGACGAGCAAATCATTATTCTGGAGAATTCTGCCGATGGTCAATGGCAAAGAGTTCGTGTTCCTGGAGGCAATCAAGAGGGATGGGTAAGAGCTGGTAATGCTAAACGCATTTCTTATTGA
- a CDS encoding AAA family ATPase: MNFYEEFALLLRACYPLIYIPTAEEERVELAIANSTKKLGNRNVYVWDFVNGYQENPNHAGFGKRNPLQALEFVSRMPAKAGGVFILRDFQRFLEDIAVSRELRNLARILKSQPKNIVVIAPQVQIPDDLTEVITVVDFPLPTAPEIKTEIERLVTAPGQSLSNTLLDELVRAAQGLSLERIRRVLTRAIASHGKLEAEDVELILEEKRQSIRQTQILDFYPATEQISDIGGLDNLKSWLLRRGGAFSEQARAYGLPNPRGLLLVGIQGTGKSLTAKAIAHHWHLPLLRLDVGRLFAGLVGESESRTRQTIELAEALAPCILWIDEIDKGFAGLDGKGDSGTTSRVFGTFITWLAEKKSPVFVVATANNIRMLPPEMLRKGRFDEIFFVGLPNQEEREAIFKVHLAKLRPHNLGNYDIQRLAYEAPDFSGAEIEQTIIEAMHIGFSQNRDFTTDDILEAASQIVPLAKTAQEQIQFLQQWVAAGKARLASKNNDLSDRIQSQLR, from the coding sequence ATGAACTTCTACGAAGAGTTTGCTCTCCTGTTACGTGCCTGTTATCCCTTAATTTATATACCAACTGCCGAAGAGGAAAGAGTTGAACTGGCGATCGCCAATTCAACCAAAAAATTGGGTAATCGTAATGTTTATGTTTGGGATTTTGTTAATGGCTATCAAGAAAATCCTAATCATGCAGGTTTTGGTAAGCGCAATCCTTTACAGGCATTAGAATTTGTTAGCAGAATGCCAGCTAAGGCTGGGGGAGTTTTTATTCTGCGAGATTTTCAGCGTTTTTTGGAAGATATTGCAGTCTCTCGTGAATTAAGAAATTTGGCACGAATTTTGAAATCTCAACCAAAGAACATTGTTGTCATAGCTCCTCAAGTCCAAATCCCCGATGACTTAACTGAAGTTATTACTGTCGTCGATTTTCCTTTGCCTACTGCACCAGAAATAAAAACTGAAATTGAACGCTTAGTTACTGCTCCTGGGCAAAGTCTATCAAACACACTACTTGATGAATTAGTAAGAGCAGCACAAGGGCTATCCTTAGAAAGAATTAGACGAGTTTTGACTAGAGCGATCGCCAGTCATGGAAAACTAGAAGCAGAAGATGTGGAATTAATTCTAGAAGAAAAACGTCAGTCAATTCGCCAAACACAAATTCTTGACTTTTATCCCGCCACAGAACAAATTTCTGATATCGGCGGTCTAGATAACCTCAAAAGTTGGTTACTCCGTCGAGGAGGGGCATTTAGTGAACAAGCCAGAGCTTATGGCTTACCCAATCCACGAGGACTATTACTAGTGGGGATTCAGGGAACAGGAAAATCTCTCACAGCCAAAGCGATCGCTCACCATTGGCATTTACCCTTATTGCGTTTAGATGTAGGACGTTTATTCGCTGGACTAGTTGGGGAATCAGAATCTAGGACTCGTCAGACAATTGAATTGGCAGAAGCTCTTGCACCCTGCATCCTTTGGATAGATGAAATCGATAAAGGCTTTGCAGGATTAGATGGCAAAGGAGATTCTGGTACCACTAGCCGAGTTTTTGGAACGTTTATCACCTGGTTGGCTGAGAAAAAATCCCCTGTATTTGTCGTGGCTACTGCTAATAATATCCGGATGCTACCTCCAGAGATGCTGCGTAAAGGACGATTTGATGAAATCTTTTTTGTAGGTTTACCCAATCAGGAAGAACGAGAAGCAATTTTTAAGGTTCACTTAGCCAAATTACGCCCCCATAACCTGGGCAATTATGATATTCAACGGTTAGCATATGAAGCACCAGACTTCTCTGGAGCAGAAATCGAGCAAACTATAATTGAAGCAATGCACATTGGCTTTAGTCAAAATCGTGACTTCACCACAGATGATATCCTAGAGGCGGCTAGTCAGATTGTCCCTCTAGCAAAAACTGCTCAAGAGCAAATTCAATTTTTGCAACAATGGGTAGCAGCAGGAAAAGCTCGTCTTGCTTCTAAAAATAATGATTTAAGTGATCGCATTCAAAGTCAACTTCGCTAA